The Thermodesulfobacteriota bacterium genome contains the following window.
CATTACATCGGTAGCCAGTTTTTTTCTGAGCCGTATCGATGTGCTCACTGATCAGCTCCTTGGTCATCGGATACGGTCTGGAGTTGGCACAGGAAAGGGAGTCAGACCTGATGCCCTGCTGGGTAAGTTTGCAATCGCCAATGCAAAGCTGGCATACCAGAGTTTTAAAAAAATATTTAACGGCAATAAATGGAAGAGATTGGAAGAAAAAGGTGCCAGGGTTCAACGTCTGCTCTGGGCAAGTACCAGTACCAAGAATCCCCTTTATAACGACACATACTACGTTTCGCCCCTCATTGGTCCCCACACAGTGAATACCATGCCTGATGAAACTATTGATGCATTCGTTGATCATGGAATAATTGTGGAAAACTCCGTTCAAATGGAGGTGAATGAGTCCCAAAATGTCTTGAAAAATCTCAGGAAAGCGGGACTGAATCCTGATTTTATTACTCAACATCTCCTTGATGAAGGTGTCCAAAAGTTTATCGATCCCTTTGATAAACTCATGACGACCCTTGCGGAAAAGCGCCAGCAGTTTCTTGGTAAAAATCATAATAGTCAGACCGTTACATTGGGTAAATACAAATCGGCAGTTCAACCGGCATTTGATTCCCTCAGGAGCCGCCAGTTTCCTCAGCGAATCTTCGACAACGATCCGCTTCTCTGGACATCCGAACCCGGAGATGGAGAAACCATTAAAAATCGTCTCGGCTGGTTAAACAGCATTGAAGCCTTTCGAGAAAGGGTAACCGAAATCAAAGAGTTCGTCTCTGAAATAAAGGGTGAGGGCCTCTTAAATGTGCTGCTTCTCGGCATGGGCGGAAGCAGCCTTTGTCCCGAGGTCTGCCAGAAGACCTTCGGTGCCGCTAATGGGTGGCTTAAATTGACTGTCTTAGACAATACCGATCCAGCAGCAGTAAAGGGTATAGCTTCCCAGCTTGATTTGGAGAAAACTCTCTTTATAGTTTCCAGCAAATCCGGTAATACAAGCGAAACACTGAGTTTTTACAACTATTTTTACGAGCTTGTGAAAGCCCAGGTTAAAGGGGAATCAGGCAAGCATTTCATAGCTATTACAGACCCTGCAACACCCCTTGTGGCTGAAGCCAAAAAAAGACGTTTTCGCAGGTGCTTTGAAAACCAGAAGGATATTGGCGGACGCTTCTCAGCGTTGTCGTACTTTGGGCTTGTACCCATGTGCCTGATGGGCATTGATATTGATTTGTTTCTTGTGAGGGCAAATCAAATGGCATATAGTTGCGGTCCATATGTGCCTCCCGCAGCTAATCCAGCTATTCAACTGGGGACAATACTTGGTATTCAACACCAGTTGGGACGCAATAAGGTGACTCTTGTAATCTCTGAGTCTATCGGTACGTTCGGGTACTGGGTAGAACAGTTACTGGCTGAGAGCACTGGAAAAGGTGGTTCTGGACTTGTACCAGTTGAGGGTGAATCACTAGGTTCCCCTGGTGTATATACTAATGACCGGGTATTCGTATACATGCATACAATGGAAGATAATAAAATAGATATTGAAGAAAAGTTGCTCGACCTTGAGGAGGCAGGCCACCCTGTTATCCGTATAGAGGTCAGGGATAAGGTGAATCTTGGAGCAGAATTTTTCCGATGGGAACTTGCAACTGCCACTGCTGGCTCTATCATGGGAGTTAATCCCTTTGATGAACCCAACGTTGCCGAAAGCAAACAAAATACCCACGACCTTTTAGACGAGTGGGGACAAAAAAGGCAGTTCAATGAAGGTCAACCTGCTTTTGAAAAGAGTGGCATTTCTGTTTACTACGATCCGGCTCATAAATGGTTCGATAAAATCGAACGTAAATCGCTGGAAGATTTTCTCAGTTCCTTTGTGGAACTGGCTAAGCCTCCTGACTACATTGCACTACTCCCGTATTTTCTGAGGACACCTGAACGACACAATTTCCTCCAATCTATACGATTGTCGCTCCGTGACCGCTTAAAGGTTGCCACCACACTGGGATATGGCCCCCGTTATCTTCACTCAACAGGACAACTTCACAAAGGTGGTCCTAACAAAGGTGTATTTATAATCTTGACTGCTGACAGCGCAGAAGACATTGCCATCCCGGGGCAGCAATACGGCTTTGCTACGTTGCAGCGAGCGCAGGCACTGGGTGATCTTCATTCCCTCAACAGCAAAGAACGCCGGGTGATTCGCATTCATTTGAGTAGCCAAATCGAGGGTGGGCTTAATCTGCTGGCTGAAATTCTGAAATGATAAGCTACTATCCGAACCTCCGGGAACTCAGCCTTGGAGCAGCAAAATATGTATGCCGGCTCTCACAGGCATCCGTTAAAGAACGGGGCATCTTCACGCTTGTTCTCTCAGGCGGGAAAACACCCCAATTGCTCTATAACCTTCTGGCGGAGTTGCCTTTTCGAGAAATAATCCCATGGGAAAAAACCCATCTTTTTTGGGGTGACGAACGCTTTGTTCCCTCAGATCATCCTGACAGCAACTTTGCCACAGCCTTTGATGCCTTTATTTCCAGAATACCCATACCACCCGGCAACATACACAGGGTTACTGTAGAAAAATCGACCGCGGAAGATGCTGCATTAGCCTATGAGCGGATCATACGGAAATTTTTTGAAACCTCAGGCAAAGCCAAATTTCAGAACCCAACAGAGGGCAAACCACCCCCTTCCTTTGATCTGGTATTATTAGGAGTGGGAAGAGACGGCCATACCGCATCCCTTTTCCCAGGCGACAACGCACTGGAAGAAAGAAAACGGTGGGTCATGCATGTTCAAACTGAAGATATTGCCCCTGCTGTACCACGAATCACCCTGACCTTCCCTGTGATTAATCAGTCCAGGTGTGTGGTGTTTCTGGTGTCTGGTGTGGGTAAAAGAAAAGTGATTCGTACAATCCTTGATGACCCGGTAAATGCAGCTGCGCTATACCCGGCAGCAAGGGTACAGCCTGCAGGACCATTAATCTGGTATATTGATAAAGAAAGCCTTCAGAGGAGAAAGAGATAAAACCATGACTTAATGCCTTCGGAAAATTCCGTTTCCGTCACCCTGAAATTGTTTCAGGGTCTCCTAACAGGATACTTCAGCCCGGCAATAATCGTTTGTTATCCTGAAAATGCTTTAAATAGAATACTTCCATTGACTCCGCCAAATCCAAATGAATTAGATAAAGCTACCCTTACCTCTCTCTTCTGAGCCACATTAGGGACGTAGTTAAGGTCACAATCTGGGTCTGGATTCTCATAGTTTATAGTTGGCGGAATTGTTCCATCGCAAATGGTTAATATGGTAAAGACTGCCTCAACTCCCCCTGCTGCACCCATCAAATGTCCTATCATCGATTTATTGGAACTAATCACAAGTTTGTAGGCATGTTTTCCAAACACATTTTTTATCGCCAGTGTTTCTGATCTGTCATTATAGACGGTTGATGTACCATGGGCATTTATATAATCCACCTCTTCTGGATGGACCTCTGCATCGTCAATGGCTATTTGCATGCACCTGGCAGCTTCTTTACCTTCTGGGTGTGGGCTCACTATATGGTAAGCATCGGATGTCATTCCATAGCCCCCAATTTCTGCATAAATTCTGGCATTGCGCAGCAGAGCATGGTTTAATTCTTCCAAAACCAGAAGCCCGGCACCCTCACTCATTATAAACCCGTCCCGTTCCCTATCAAAAGGCCTGCTTGCCTTCTCTGGCTCCTGGTTTCGGCAGGAAAGGGCTTTTATATTGCACAGAGCAGCCAGGATAAGAGGTGTAGTTATATACTCGGCACCTCCAGCGATCATCACATCTGCATCACCGCGCTGGATTATCCTGAATGCACCACCTATGGAGTGCGCTCCAGCAGCGCACGCATCTGCTGAGCAGGCATTTGGTCCCCTTGCTTTAAGATGAATGGCTATTTGACTCGCTGCCAGATTTGGGATGGCAGAAGGGACAAGGAAAGGGGAAACCTTCTTGCCCCCCTTCTCCTCAAAGACCTTTAATTCTCTTTCATATGCCGGTATGCCTCCCCATGTAGTACCTATAAATACCCCCATCCTATGGGAGCTGGCATCTCGCATCTCCAGTCCCGAATCCCCTATTGCCATTATGGCGGCCGCAACGGCATACTGAATAAAGGTATCCATCCTCTTTGCAAACCTGGCATCGATAAAGTCCAGAGGGTCGAAATCATGGATTTCCCCGGCTATCTGACATGGAAACGGTGATGGATCAAAGGTCGTAATTCTACATATTCCCGACTCCCCGTTACATATTCTTTCCCAATTCCTATCTAACCCCACACCCAGGGGGGTTATAGCCCCCATACCCGTTATAACTACCCTTCTCTTCAATGGCAACCTCCTGTAACATACAAAATTTTGTAACTAACATCTGTTTCCCCAGTCCCCCTAAATTAAGGTCGCCCAGAACTTCCCAGTGTTATTAAAACATATAACTGAGGGATTGTAAGTCCCTTTCTCCTGATACTTTTTCGTATGTCATTTGATAATATTAGGTGCACGGAGCAGCCGAACCCACACACCAATGGGTAGTTCTTTTAGAAAAAGTCTCTTTTCCATTTTACCGCCTTCATCCTTTGAAAGATTACCAGAGAGACAGCTAACCATACAGGTAATAGGCTTTTATATACATTAAGTATATCAAAAAATCAAATACTTTTAGCCTCAAAAAAATCTAAAGGGCTATAAAGTAAAATAATTATTAAAAATACTTGACAGATATGAAGTGAGATTATATAAATATCAGTATTAAAATGTTAACAATACTTCGGCAAAAAAGGACTATAAATAAATAATAAGGGGGGTGGTTGAAGACAATAGATACACTAGAGAGGAGGTGAAAAACTTAAACTAGTAAAAATTGTTCAGATTTCGTGGAAGATTCAATTCCTAATTATTTTCTCTTACTCACAGGAGGGTTATATGAAAAGATTCAGTTTATTTCTTTTGACTTCCGTATTGCTGGTCGGTGTAATAATGTTGTTTTCTATGCCGGCTGTATCCAGCGCTGATCAACTGGATGAGGCAAAAAAGCTTTTTGACCAAAGGGCTGATACTGAAAAGGCAAAGCAAGGTATTGAGATACTGCAAAAAATCGTTGAAAAAGAACCTAAAAACTTTGCGGCATATGAATTATTGTCAAGGCTTAGCGTATATGTTGCTATGGATCTGGCAACCAATAAAGATACTGAGATGGATTCATACGAGTATCTGGGAATGGCCGGCGAGGTAACAGATGCATGGTTGAAATTACAACCCAAAGCCGTTGGTCCAAATTTCTGGAAGGCATATGCTGCTGCCGCAGCTAAAGACATTAAGACAGCTCTCTCTTATGGTGAAGCGGCTTATAAAATCGACAAAAAATACTTTAACGGAATGCCTGCCCTGGTTCTGGGCTACCTGAAAGGGCTCTTACCTCCGTTCATGGGGGGTGATAAGGTTCTTGCTTACAAGTTAATTGATGAGGCTATGGAAGCTGCCCCTGATAACCTTATGATCCACAGAGTCAAGGCAATGCTCCTTGTGAATGACACCAAGGAATCCGCGCAAAAGGCACTGGTTCACCTTCAGTTTGTTCTGGAGTCTCCACCAGCTAAAGGTTGGGAACCTGAGGCAAAGAGGGATAAGGGTGTAGCACAGCAATTGATGACGGGATACGGTGAGGCATTGAAGGCACTTGGCAAGTAAATAACCGAAAAATATTTTTATGAGAAAAACCCAGGTTGTATAAATTATAACACCTGGGTTTTTCTATCTTTATTCCTTTCAGGTTAATCTTAATCCTTTATTTTTCAGTTTTCTCTTTTACAAAGTCCACGATATCCTTAAGTGGCGTCCCTGGCAAAAACACACGGGAAACCCCTATATCGTTTATCAGCTTCGGTATATCCTGATCAGGTATAACCCCCCCGATCAGAACCAGAACACTATCCAGTCCCCGTTCTCTCATCCTGTTCATAAACTTCTGCATGATCTGGAGATGCCCGCCGCACAAGAAGCTAAGCCCCACCGCATCTGCATCTTCCTGTAACGCCGCCTCAACCATGCTGTCAACCCTCTGACCGGTACCCAGGTAGACTACCTCCATACCAGCATCTGTAAGCGCCTTATTAACAGACAGAATCCCTCTGTAGTGATCATCTAAACCTATTTTCCCTGTAACCACTTTTAGTTTCATTGTAATAGAACCCCTCCTAACTCAATCTTTGATAGACTCGTAAAAAGTCAAAAATCAGACGGCACAGTAAAAAGCTCCAGATGCAAGGCGCGCAAATCACGAGGAGTGAAGCGTACTTGTAGTTACGCTGCAACGACGAGGGATGCAGCGCAACGCCGCAGATGGACTTTTTACGAAGCCGTCAATCTTTAAAAAGGGAAATCCCTTTCTCCAGCCCAATCGTATTCAAACCCGTCGTTCATCCTCATAGCACCTATTATTTCCGGGAAGGTTGCATTAGCCTCTAAAGCATCATAGACGTAAGGAACAAGGTTTATCCCGGGATCAGAAGCTGCTTTTTGCAGGCTTTTAATCTTTTCCCGCAGGTTCTTATAGTCCCTTCTCTCCTTAAATTTTTTATATTCATCCAAGTACTCTTCCACATCTGAAGTATCAGGGGCATAGACCTCTGGTTTAAAATCTTCTTCGGGCGGTATCTGAAAACGATTTACGCCTACTACTGTCCTCTCTCCGTTTTCTACCTTTCTCTGAATCTCCAGAAGCCCTTCTTTAAGCTGTTCATGAACCCAGCCCCTCTCCAGGACTTCCAGCCATCCACCCATCTGCTCGATTTGATGAACCATAGACTCTATTTTTTCTTCTAATTCGCTTGTAAGCCATTCAACAAAGTAAGAGCCCGCCAGAGGATCGGCAACCCTTGTTACTCCTGATTCATAACGAATAATCTGCTGGGTTCTAATAGCAAGCCTCACTGCCTCCTCTGTAGGTGTAGCCCATGCTTCATCGAATGAAGGGGTCTGAATACCCATACTGCCGCCAAGAACAGCAGCCAGGGTTCCCAAAGCCCCCCTCGCAATATTAACCAAAGGCTGTTGACGGGTGAAATTCGACCCTGATACATCTACATGGAATCTCAGACACATAGCCTTTGGGTCTGTGGCTCCGAATTGTTCCTTCATGGTCCTAGCCCATATTCTCCTTGCAGCCCTCAGTTTGGCTATCTCCTCAAAGAAATCCCTATTCGCACCAAGAACAGGGCTTAATCTGCTGCTAATAGCATTTATATCCATGCCCCTCTTCAACATCTCACGGATAAATTCATTAGCCATGGCAATTGTAAATGCTATTTCATGGATGGCATTCCCCCCGGCTTCCTGTAAGTCATAGGAGCTGGTAAACCAGATGTTCCATTTTGGAAAATTTTTACATACATACTCACAGAAGTCATTTCCCCATCTTGCCAGGGTAGAAAAACCTCCTTTATGGACAAGCCAATCCATTCGGCTTGGAAATACCGACGGACCGTAATAGAATATTCCCCCTCCTATTCCTCTAAGCTTACTTATATCATATCCCTTTTTCTTTGCCGTCAATATATAAGATTGCCAGACATCAGGATAGAAAGCATCAGAAGACAGACTCAGCTCATCTAACGGTAGCCCTTCACTCAATATCTGAACATCCCTCAATGTATGTAAAGCAACACCGCAGACCCCCAACTGGCCTTCAGCCATGGGCTGGTCAGGCTCAATCCCATATAAAGTAGGTCCATCCAATTCCCAATCAAGGGCACTTGCCCCCTGTTCCACAAGAAATTTACATCTCTCGTTGAACTTCTCCGGTGTGGAAAGTCCCGCGATCTCCCGAATATTCCATAGCTTTCCCCTGTACATCATTGGATGATGTCCCCTTGTAAAAGGATACTGTCCGGGAAGACCTATATTCTTATCAAAATCAATGTCTGAGACATCCTCAGGGGTATACACATTCTTTACAGAGATACCCGAGTCTGTAGCAAAGTCTGTTGCTGCCTCCCGATATGCCTCTTTGATTTTCTCCCTTCTGATCTCCTCAGTTTGACTGCGCATCGGATCCTCCTATAAACTATTTAGGGAAGATAACAATCCCTGATTAATTCATTCTATCCCAAGACATCCCTGTTGTCAACACAAAACCAAAATACGATTGATGGTCTCCTTAAAATTTTTACTTGACTAGTGCTTGTCGTTTAGAATAGATTTATAGAGAGATGGACTTTTTACGAAGCCATCACCTATCGAATGAAGGAAATGGTTATGAGAGAAGATACAATAACCACTTTGTTTCTGAGCCGGGTTCAGAAATCCGGAGACAGGGTTGCCTTCAGAAAGAAGGAGTACGGGATCTGGAAAGACATATTATGGAAAGAATATGGTGAAAATGTAAAGTACGTTAGTCTTGGCCTAATAACCCTCGGATTGAAGAAAGGCGAGTGTGTCACCCTGATCGGTGAAAATCGTCCCGAATGGCTGTATGCGGACATAGGTATCATGGCTGCAGGTGGAATTACGTCAGCCATATATACTACTAATTCGCCGGAGCAATGTGAATATATTATAGAACACTCAGAGGCAAGATTCCATATAGCAGAGGATGAGGAACAATTAGACAAGGTATTGAAGGTCAGGGCAAACCTATCTAAACTGGAAAAGATAATTATCATCGATATGGAAGGGTTAAAGCACTTTAACGACTCTATGGTAATGAGCTTTGAAGAGCTTATAAAGTTAGGCAGGGATTTAGAGGGGAAATACCCTGACCTCTTCGAAGCCCGATTGAATGAAGCAAAACCAGAAGATACAGCATTGTTAATTTATACCTCAGGAACTACCGGTCCTCCCAAAGGGGCGATGTTGTCCCATGCCAGTATCGTATGGACAACAGGCGCAATAAACGATGCCCTTCCACTTTATGAAACGGATGAGGTATTGTCTTTCCTGCCCCTTTCACATATAGCAGAAAGGATGTTCTCAGTTTTTTTGGCCATAAGGTACGGGTATTCTGTGAATTTCATTGAAAATACCGATACTGTTACCCAGAATATGGTTGAGATATCCCCTACTGTTTTCTTTGCTGTCCCTCGAATCTGGGAGAAGTATTTCTCCACTATCACCATCCGTATGAGCGAGTCTACCTGGTTGAAAAAACTGGTTTATTATTTGAGCTTGAAGATAGGTGGAAAGGTTACAGACCTGAAACTGATGAAGGAAAAGGTCCCTTTTTTATGGCAGGCTATCTATTTTCTGGTTCACTTTAGTGCATTCCGTAAATTAAAGGAAAGACTAGGTTTTGACAGGGTAAGATTGGCTATATCCGCAGCAGCCCCTATTTCTCCTGACGTTTTGCAATATTACCATAGCATTGGTATTCCCCTGAGGGAAATCTACGGTCAAACAGAGGATTGTGGTCCAACCAGTGTCCACCTGGGTGACAAGATAAAGATAGGCACTGTGGGGCAGGCTGTCCCGGGTGTACAGATTAAGATTGCTGAGGATGGTGAAATACTGGTTAAAGGGCCCAATGTG
Protein-coding sequences here:
- a CDS encoding cobalamin-dependent protein (Presence of a B(12) (cobalamin)-binding domain implies dependence on cobalamin itself, in one of its several forms, or in some unusual lineages, dependence on a cobalamin-like analog.) is translated as MKLKVVTGKIGLDDHYRGILSVNKALTDAGMEVVYLGTGQRVDSMVEAALQEDADAVGLSFLCGGHLQIMQKFMNRMRERGLDSVLVLIGGVIPDQDIPKLINDIGVSRVFLPGTPLKDIVDFVKEKTEK
- a CDS encoding AMP-binding protein, with translation MREDTITTLFLSRVQKSGDRVAFRKKEYGIWKDILWKEYGENVKYVSLGLITLGLKKGECVTLIGENRPEWLYADIGIMAAGGITSAIYTTNSPEQCEYIIEHSEARFHIAEDEEQLDKVLKVRANLSKLEKIIIIDMEGLKHFNDSMVMSFEELIKLGRDLEGKYPDLFEARLNEAKPEDTALLIYTSGTTGPPKGAMLSHASIVWTTGAINDALPLYETDEVLSFLPLSHIAERMFSVFLAIRYGYSVNFIENTDTVTQNMVEISPTVFFAVPRIWEKYFSTITIRMSESTWLKKLVYYLSLKIGGKVTDLKLMKEKVPFLWQAIYFLVHFSAFRKLKERLGFDRVRLAISAAAPISPDVLQYYHSIGIPLREIYGQTEDCGPTSVHLGDKIKIGTVGQAVPGVQIKIAEDGEILVKGPNVFQGYFKNPEATKETLKDGWLYSGDVGELDENGYLRITDRKKDLIITAGGKNIAPQNIENQLKFSPYINDAIVIGDGRKYLTALIMIDEDNVVKYAQDNRIPFTTYSDLSKNSEIKRLITREVEKVNRTMASVETIKKFTIFDKRLDQEDGELTPTMKVKRKYINEMYRDIIESMY
- a CDS encoding bifunctional transaldolase/phosoglucose isomerase, which gives rise to MGQKMYAEAKRGTSSKLSIHKKKGAKMNPLLQLIECGQSYWLDNLTRRMIRSGELKRQVDECGLRGVTSNPSIFNNAISGSNDYDDQIRELVDKGLQIHEIYEQLVVTDIREACDVLMPVYDESDGIDGFISLEVSPYLAHDTEGTKSEGRHLFKTVDRPNLLIKVPGTPAGLPAIEEMLYEGININVTLLFSIQSYETVAEAYIKALGRRLAEGKPVKTITSVASFFLSRIDVLTDQLLGHRIRSGVGTGKGVRPDALLGKFAIANAKLAYQSFKKIFNGNKWKRLEEKGARVQRLLWASTSTKNPLYNDTYYVSPLIGPHTVNTMPDETIDAFVDHGIIVENSVQMEVNESQNVLKNLRKAGLNPDFITQHLLDEGVQKFIDPFDKLMTTLAEKRQQFLGKNHNSQTVTLGKYKSAVQPAFDSLRSRQFPQRIFDNDPLLWTSEPGDGETIKNRLGWLNSIEAFRERVTEIKEFVSEIKGEGLLNVLLLGMGGSSLCPEVCQKTFGAANGWLKLTVLDNTDPAAVKGIASQLDLEKTLFIVSSKSGNTSETLSFYNYFYELVKAQVKGESGKHFIAITDPATPLVAEAKKRRFRRCFENQKDIGGRFSALSYFGLVPMCLMGIDIDLFLVRANQMAYSCGPYVPPAANPAIQLGTILGIQHQLGRNKVTLVISESIGTFGYWVEQLLAESTGKGGSGLVPVEGESLGSPGVYTNDRVFVYMHTMEDNKIDIEEKLLDLEEAGHPVIRIEVRDKVNLGAEFFRWELATATAGSIMGVNPFDEPNVAESKQNTHDLLDEWGQKRQFNEGQPAFEKSGISVYYDPAHKWFDKIERKSLEDFLSSFVELAKPPDYIALLPYFLRTPERHNFLQSIRLSLRDRLKVATTLGYGPRYLHSTGQLHKGGPNKGVFIILTADSAEDIAIPGQQYGFATLQRAQALGDLHSLNSKERRVIRIHLSSQIEGGLNLLAEILK
- a CDS encoding methylmalonyl-CoA mutase family protein, yielding MRSQTEEIRREKIKEAYREAATDFATDSGISVKNVYTPEDVSDIDFDKNIGLPGQYPFTRGHHPMMYRGKLWNIREIAGLSTPEKFNERCKFLVEQGASALDWELDGPTLYGIEPDQPMAEGQLGVCGVALHTLRDVQILSEGLPLDELSLSSDAFYPDVWQSYILTAKKKGYDISKLRGIGGGIFYYGPSVFPSRMDWLVHKGGFSTLARWGNDFCEYVCKNFPKWNIWFTSSYDLQEAGGNAIHEIAFTIAMANEFIREMLKRGMDINAISSRLSPVLGANRDFFEEIAKLRAARRIWARTMKEQFGATDPKAMCLRFHVDVSGSNFTRQQPLVNIARGALGTLAAVLGGSMGIQTPSFDEAWATPTEEAVRLAIRTQQIIRYESGVTRVADPLAGSYFVEWLTSELEEKIESMVHQIEQMGGWLEVLERGWVHEQLKEGLLEIQRKVENGERTVVGVNRFQIPPEEDFKPEVYAPDTSDVEEYLDEYKKFKERRDYKNLREKIKSLQKAASDPGINLVPYVYDALEANATFPEIIGAMRMNDGFEYDWAGERDFPF
- the fabF gene encoding beta-ketoacyl-ACP synthase II, with the protein product MKRRVVITGMGAITPLGVGLDRNWERICNGESGICRITTFDPSPFPCQIAGEIHDFDPLDFIDARFAKRMDTFIQYAVAAAIMAIGDSGLEMRDASSHRMGVFIGTTWGGIPAYERELKVFEEKGGKKVSPFLVPSAIPNLAASQIAIHLKARGPNACSADACAAGAHSIGGAFRIIQRGDADVMIAGGAEYITTPLILAALCNIKALSCRNQEPEKASRPFDRERDGFIMSEGAGLLVLEELNHALLRNARIYAEIGGYGMTSDAYHIVSPHPEGKEAARCMQIAIDDAEVHPEEVDYINAHGTSTVYNDRSETLAIKNVFGKHAYKLVISSNKSMIGHLMGAAGGVEAVFTILTICDGTIPPTINYENPDPDCDLNYVPNVAQKREVRVALSNSFGFGGVNGSILFKAFSG
- the pgl gene encoding 6-phosphogluconolactonase, giving the protein MISYYPNLRELSLGAAKYVCRLSQASVKERGIFTLVLSGGKTPQLLYNLLAELPFREIIPWEKTHLFWGDERFVPSDHPDSNFATAFDAFISRIPIPPGNIHRVTVEKSTAEDAALAYERIIRKFFETSGKAKFQNPTEGKPPPSFDLVLLGVGRDGHTASLFPGDNALEERKRWVMHVQTEDIAPAVPRITLTFPVINQSRCVVFLVSGVGKRKVIRTILDDPVNAAALYPAARVQPAGPLIWYIDKESLQRRKR